Proteins from a genomic interval of Liolophura sinensis isolate JHLJ2023 chromosome 3, CUHK_Ljap_v2, whole genome shotgun sequence:
- the LOC135463723 gene encoding large ribosomal subunit protein uL30-like, which produces MPEKQKVPQVPETLLKKRKKFEELRAKRAKAVLQERRKAREKRKVIFKRAEQYVKEYRVKERDAIRLARQARKHDNFYVPAEPKIAFVVRIRGINGVHPKPRKVMQLFRLRQINNGVFIKLNKATLHMLRIAQPYITWGEPTLKSIRELIYKRGYGKVDKRRIPLTDNAIIEKNLGQYGIICMEDLIHEIITCGENFKQVTNFLWPFKLNTPNGGWRRKYNHFNDGGDFGARGEKINTLLKRMI; this is translated from the exons ACAAAAGGTGCCGCAGGTTCCGGAAACCCTCTTGAAAAAGAGGAAGAAGTTTGAGGAGTTGAGGGCCAAGAGGGCCAAGGCTGTCCTCCAGGAGAGAAGG AAAGCTCGAGAAAAGAGGAAGGTTATCTTCAAACGCGCTGAGCAGTACGTGAAGGAGTATAGGGTCAAGGAGAGGGATGCCATCAGGCTCGCTCGCCAGGCCAGAAAACATGACAACTTCTACGTGCCAGCCGAACCCAAAATTGCCTTTGTGGTCCGAATCCGAGG TATAAATGGTGTTCATCCAAAGCCGCGAAAGGTGATGCAGCTGTTCCGCTTGAGACAAATTAACAATGGAGTGTTCATCAAACTGAACAAGGCCACTCTGCACATGTTGAGGATAGCCCAGCCCTACATCACATGGGG AGAGCCCACACTAAAGAGCATCCGGGAGTTGATCTACAAGCGAGGCTACGGCAAAGTGGACAAAAGGCGAATCCCTCTCACAGACAACGCCATCATTGAAAAAAATCTAG GGCAATACGGGATTATCTGTATGGAGGATTTGATTCACGAGATCATCACGTGCGGAGAAAACTTCAAACAGGTGACCAACTTCCTGTGGCCATTCAAACTGAACACGCCGAACGGCGGCTGGAGGCGAAAATACAACCATTTCAACGACGGCGGTGACTTCGGGGCAAGGGGAGAGAAAATTAACACGCTCCTTAAAagaatgatttaa